CCCTGGATTGAAGTTGCCTCGACTCATCCCGCTTAACTTCCTATTTAAAAAAGCAGTTCAAGCATTAATATAGTCTCGAAGCTTTGAAAGTTGAAGCTTAGGATCCAGTTAGAGAGTAGCTGAGAGTGGGATATTCAAGCTCTTCGCATGATGTCTTTATGGGTTGGTAGTAGCTTAGTCTATGATTTGATAAAACTGGAGGAGTATCTTTGTTGTTGCTGGTTAAGCTCTTTTTTTCCTTATCAATCAATAACTTCTCCAAGTTCCTTTTGAATACCAATTGCTAAATTAATAATGCAGGAATCGTTCTGCTGAAGAACTTTATGGCTATTCTGCAGCAGAGGCTCTTGGTAAGGATCTCTGTGATCTACTGGTTTCTGCTCAGGATACAGCTGTTGCTAGTAATATTATAAGTCGTGTGAAATTGGGAGAGAGTTGGACAGGGCAGTTCCCTGTTACAGATAAGAAGGGACACAAGTTTCTAGTCGTTGCAACCAACACTCCGTTTTATGATGATGATGGTACTCTCATTGGGGTCATTTGTGTATCAAGCGACTCAAAACCGTTTCTGGAAATGAAAGTCTCGATTTCAGAAGCAAACGAGCAACAGGAGGGTAGTCAAAGTGCTAGCAAGAACAGAAATAGTGTTGCGAACAGGCTTGGCCTCGATACTGAGCAACCTTTGCAAACAGCAATTGCTTCAAAGTTATCAACTTTGGTTAGTTTCTTGATGTCATATTCTGGACAAGTAACAAAGCCTCTTGATGAATAAATTTTTTGATTACAATGTGAACTCATTGTTGTTTCTGATTTGAAATTATAGGCTACCAAGGTTAGTGACAAGGTTCGATCTAAAATGAAGACCGGAGAGAATACTGTACTCCGAGAAGGTGGGAGTGGAGATAGTCGTCACTCTGATCATGGCTTTTCTGATGCTACATTCTCAGATCATAAGGAGGACGGGAACTCAAGTGGAGCTAGTACTCCCAGAGGAGATCCCGTAGGTTCTGTTATTGGTGTATTTTCTCAGTTTGCAGGTGCAAAATCCCCTGTCAAAACTGACGAAACTGCTATTCACAAAATGACTTCCAAAGCCGAGGCTTGGATCGGTAAGAAAGCAATGCAATGGCCATGGAAAGGAAATGAGAGGGAAACATCAGATGTCAAGAGTGGGCAATTCGGTTGGCCATGGGTTCAAGGTGAACTGGATTCCGATCGTCTACATTCTTCTGTAAAACCAGAAATCCATAGTGGTGACTATGGTCGCCCTGGTGTTAATGAAGCCACTGGGTCCTGGTCATCGTTTAATGTTAACAGCACAAGCAGTGCAAGTAGCTGTGGAAGTGGAAGTAGTAGTATTGTAAATAAATTGGATGTTGATACTGATAGCTTAGACTATGAAATCTTGTGGGAGGACTTGACAATTGGAGAGCAAATAGGGCAAGGTATGGACAACCGTGACTTCCATAAAATCTTTTATTTCTGCTCTTATGGGGACTTTGTGCACCATATTTCACTATTGTTCCTAGCTTCACTGATTTGGTTTCTTGAACCTAAACTGTGTGCCTCGTAGTGATCCATTTATTGGTAACTTGGACACCTCAATACATACCATATAGCTCTACCACACTGACAAAGTTCTGCATACTTGATCGGTGAAGTCAAACTAGTCCCTGCTTGTTCCTCAGTTTGCTGAGATCGTTCTGTTTGAATCCAATGTAGGAGTTAACATCTGCTTGACTTCCAACATTTTCCCTTGCAAGAGAGATCTTGACTTAGCTTTTAATGACCCCTTGTTCTGCAGTTGGGTATTTGGTAACTACCCCTAGGGAGGGCTTTTGTGATCTGGACGAGTTATAGGAGTTTTGTGTTGTCTTATGACAAAGTGATCGGTTTGATTTTTGGCATCTCTTTGCTTTTATGTTACATTATTTAAATATGTTTTCTTCACAAAGTGCTCTAGGTTTTTCACAACAGAAGAGGATCATAAGAACCCAATTTGCAAAtttaaatgccatttttgaTGTGTTATATGCCATTAAAGAAAAGAGTTGAAGGACTGAAATGACaaaatttgtttgattttatcTGAATGACGATCATCTTATGTtcactttgttttattttatctgaaatgaCAAAATTACCTCTTGTTTGATTTTAGACCACAATGACATGCATAAAAGCAATTACTTTTAAACAGGATACTAGGTTGTCAAAGCTGTAAATTTTCTTTGCCTTAATCTACCAAGTTCAATTGCATAGAGTGGCATCGAGACTATAGGGTGGAAGGTTATATTGTTTAAATCGATAATAGTTGAGGCACATTAGTTTTTCTACCATTCCAAACGTAGTTGTATTTTTTGTCTGATATTCTCCCATCCTTTCCCTTTTCCATATTTAAGACTTTATCAGAGACTCCTATGATCTAGAGGACCTTGTGTTGTGATTGTTATTTACAATTCTATCTTGGGTATCTTTTAGCCTCTAGGATAAGGTCGAGATCCATTAAAGAATTGTGTTGTCATTTGAGTTGTCTGTAGTCTTGGTAATGTACTTCCTTTCACAGAAGCAAAAAGAAAAGACCCTTGAAATGTTACTTGACATGTTTTTCGACCTGTTtacaccttttttttttcttccgtaAATTGTATGCAGGTTCCTGTGGAACTGTGTATCACGGTCTGTGGTATGGATCGGTATGTTCCTATTGGCTCTTCACTTGATTATTTTATTGCCttgtctttttttttctctGTGAGAAGTTTATTACAAAGAGGTTAACCTGTCTGATAAAGGATTTGAACAATATTATATAAAAGAATGACAATGTAATTTGAGTATTGTGTTGAAATTATGGCCTTTGTAACACATATGATCAATTTCACGTTGATCCTATATTAAGCGACCACCATATAAAAGCTTGTCTTGAGGAGTAGGGTTGGCTTGCTACTTAACTAACCTAGTCTTAGAGTTGACAAGGATAGgtttgattttaaaaaaaaataaaaatttaacatgGGTCCCTTCATGTCTCTCATTTATATCACTGTAGACTTGTTCTGACATGAGAGGTAGATCTTAAGATCTACAGATATCAATCTATGAACCTGTTTATTGCTATATCGCCAAAGAAATCGATGTCTGATTACATATGTTTCATGCATGATCATATGTTTGTTACTGCAGGATGTTGCTATTAAAGTTTTCTCCAAGCAAGAATATTCCGAAGATGTCATATATTCATTCAGACAAGAGGTAGTTCATGTCTTAGAAGTTGAATTTCACCCTTGACAAATTCTGCTATTGCAATTTttgtaaatttcattttttaaccACTATTTCTCAGACAAGGTACAGTGTGATGAAATTCATTCTGGAACTATTGACATTAAATATTATGATGTCCTTATTCCGTACATTTACAACTTTTctctttatttattattcagGTATCTCTCATGAAGCGACTTCGGCACCCTAACATTCTGCTGTTTATGGGTGCAGTAACGTCACCTCAGCGTCTCTGCATTGTTACAGAGTTTCTTCCACGGTTCATTCTTAACTTTCCATTCAAATCTTACCTCTGATTCTCTGAATAGGATATTCTTTTGAACTTTGGGCCTTATCTTGTTATGCTTGTTGATTTGTTGAAGTTTCTGTAATAGAATAGAAATCAGAAACTAAGGAAAATAAGATCAAGAAGAAAAATATAGGAAGAACAATAGTCTACCAGCACGCAATCCCAGCTTTAAAGTGGCTGGGCGCTTCCTAACAAAGCTAACAAAATAaaactcttatcaaaattcgtCTTGACTTTCCCTATCATTGACTTCCTGTATATATAACTTCTACTTGCCTTCCTCCTTAAGCTAAGAATAACTGACTTATTTGTATTACCGGAAGTACCCTTCCCATGTACTTGATGCATTACAGTATCTTGTCCAGATTTTAATGAATTTGGTTTCTTTGGAGGTTGCTCTTGTCTAGGCTGGTTTTGTCTAATCAATAGggttattaactttttataccTTTACAATATAATTACAGAGGGAGCTTATTCCGTCTACTTCAAAGGAGTACAGCCAAACTAGATTGGAGGCGACGGCTTCATATGGCTATAGACATAGTTGAGTATTATGGTGCCCTGAACTCCTAACAGGATTGATGTCTGAGATTTAGTTATAGCTCTAAGTTTTTGGTTGACTACTGCTCACACTGGATAATCATTTGCGATGGTATGCAGGTACGAGGAATGAACTATCTTCATAATTGCAGTCCACCTATTATTCATCGGGATTTAAAGACTTCCAATCTTCTGGTTGATAAGAACTGGATGGTGAAGGTGTGCCTTTGTTCAATAGTCTTTTG
This genomic stretch from Spinacia oleracea cultivar Varoflay chromosome 3, BTI_SOV_V1, whole genome shotgun sequence harbors:
- the LOC110801456 gene encoding uncharacterized protein, with amino-acid sequence MTTPPAEELLRKIQDLEAGHAHLREEMSKLILADGVRQRRAHSVSPQRSRLPAPVPPHRRRESEWKKGSISFGHSSTSVSMGSSSSPLQRESKCPDELPPPVGRGGDGSGSASGSVGGSSGSSTELRKLTDKQCLNILQSMGQAVHIFDLNTRVIYWNRSAEELYGYSAAEALGKDLCDLLVSAQDTAVASNIISRVKLGESWTGQFPVTDKKGHKFLVVATNTPFYDDDGTLIGVICVSSDSKPFLEMKVSISEANEQQEGSQSASKNRNSVANRLGLDTEQPLQTAIASKLSTLATKVSDKVRSKMKTGENTVLREGGSGDSRHSDHGFSDATFSDHKEDGNSSGASTPRGDPVGSVIGVFSQFAGAKSPVKTDETAIHKMTSKAEAWIGKKAMQWPWKGNERETSDVKSGQFGWPWVQGELDSDRLHSSVKPEIHSGDYGRPGVNEATGSWSSFNVNSTSSASSCGSGSSSIVNKLDVDTDSLDYEILWEDLTIGEQIGQGSCGTVYHGLWYGSDVAIKVFSKQEYSEDVIYSFRQEVSLMKRLRHPNILLFMGAVTSPQRLCIVTEFLPRGSLFRLLQRSTAKLDWRRRLHMAIDIVRGMNYLHNCSPPIIHRDLKTSNLLVDKNWMVKVADFGLSRVKHETYLTTKTGKGTPQWMAPEVLRNEQSDEKSDIYSFGIILWELATHKIPWEHLNAMQVIGAVGFMNQRLDIPEDVDSRWASIIESCWHSDPQSRPSFQELLEKLKDLQRQYTLEFQAAKAGSADVNLKEL